In Paenibacillus sp. G2S3, a single window of DNA contains:
- a CDS encoding amidohydrolase, whose amino-acid sequence MKILNEVDQALANQLIEVRRNLHREPELAYEEFKTTEKLREWLTHANIHMLDLPLQTGLIAEIGQGNGPVVAIRCDIDALPIEEQTGLPFASEIPGKMHACGHDFHSATILGAALLLKARESELPGKVRVLFQPAEETGHGAESVLASGGLKDVDAIFGLHNSPDLPTGAFGTRTGALTAGVDRFEITIKGVGAHAAYPEKGVDSIVTAAQIITSLQTIVSRQNSTTEPVVLSVTRINGGFTWNVLPEKVELEGTVRTYNEEIRRQIPVQMTRIIEGIAAATGAEAKLHWYPGPPATINHGEWADFTKEIALNSGYEVHDIPPQMGGEDFSFYLQQIPGAFVNIGSGPAYALHHPRFDVDEAAILPAAKYFALLAEQALVKLQDKA is encoded by the coding sequence ATGAAAATACTAAATGAGGTGGATCAAGCTTTAGCGAATCAATTAATTGAGGTTCGAAGAAACCTGCACAGAGAGCCTGAATTAGCTTATGAAGAATTTAAGACCACAGAGAAATTACGGGAATGGCTGACCCATGCCAATATTCATATGCTTGACCTTCCTTTACAAACCGGACTCATTGCAGAGATCGGGCAAGGCAACGGTCCTGTGGTAGCCATACGCTGTGATATTGATGCACTTCCGATAGAGGAACAGACCGGCTTGCCTTTTGCCTCAGAGATCCCTGGAAAAATGCATGCCTGTGGGCACGATTTTCACTCGGCTACTATACTAGGAGCTGCCTTATTGCTGAAGGCTCGTGAAAGCGAATTGCCTGGAAAGGTGCGAGTATTGTTCCAGCCAGCGGAAGAAACAGGGCATGGGGCGGAGAGCGTCTTAGCATCAGGTGGACTCAAGGATGTTGACGCTATATTCGGTTTACATAATTCACCAGACCTGCCTACAGGAGCTTTTGGAACAAGAACAGGAGCTTTAACAGCAGGTGTTGATCGGTTTGAAATTACGATAAAAGGTGTCGGCGCTCATGCTGCTTATCCTGAAAAAGGTGTGGATTCCATTGTCACTGCGGCTCAGATTATTACCTCGCTACAAACCATCGTAAGCCGCCAAAACAGTACTACAGAACCGGTGGTGCTAAGTGTCACCAGAATTAATGGGGGCTTCACATGGAATGTCCTGCCGGAAAAAGTGGAATTAGAAGGTACGGTGCGAACTTACAATGAAGAGATCCGTCGCCAAATTCCAGTCCAAATGACTCGAATTATTGAAGGGATTGCTGCAGCTACTGGAGCAGAGGCTAAGCTACATTGGTATCCAGGACCACCAGCAACGATTAATCATGGCGAATGGGCGGACTTTACCAAAGAGATCGCCTTAAATTCCGGATATGAAGTACATGATATCCCTCCGCAAATGGGAGGAGAAGATTTCTCATTCTATTTACAACAGATCCCGGGTGCCTTTGTAAATATAGGATCAGGTCCAGCGTATGCGTTACATCACCCTCGGTTCGACGTGGATGAGGCTGCGATTTTACCCGCTGCGAAATATTTCGCCTTATTGGCAGAACAAGCGCTGGTGAAGCTACAAGACAAAGCTTAA
- a CDS encoding ABC transporter permease subunit: MEAKLEVNSIQQASLESQPSKKRKKGFNQPWILHLMVLPAALMVFIFSYIPMSGILMAFQDYKPALGFFDSEWVGLKHFRYMWENDYFLSITWNTLFFACSKIVLNLIIPFIFALLLNEVRRMGLKRTIQTLVYLPHFLSWVTLSGILIDILAQTGIVNQFLTSVFGIKPIFFLGDGNWFRFTIIASDVWKEFGFNTIIFLAALSGINPSLYEAAEVDGAGRWKQTMYITIPALIPIAIVIATLALGNVLNANFDQIFNLYSPLIYQQGDIIDTFVYREGLLSGQFSFATAVNLFKSVISLVLIVVSYRLAYRFAGYRIF, translated from the coding sequence ATGGAGGCTAAGTTAGAGGTTAACTCGATACAGCAGGCGAGCCTAGAAAGTCAGCCGAGTAAAAAAAGAAAAAAAGGCTTTAATCAACCATGGATTCTCCATTTAATGGTGTTGCCAGCGGCACTCATGGTTTTTATTTTTTCTTATATTCCGATGTCCGGAATTCTTATGGCATTTCAAGACTATAAACCTGCGCTAGGTTTTTTTGATTCCGAGTGGGTCGGACTTAAGCATTTTAGGTACATGTGGGAGAATGATTATTTCTTATCCATCACGTGGAATACGTTGTTTTTTGCGTGCTCCAAGATTGTTTTGAACTTGATTATTCCGTTCATTTTCGCGTTATTGTTAAATGAGGTACGGAGAATGGGTCTAAAAAGAACTATTCAAACACTCGTTTATCTTCCGCACTTTCTGTCATGGGTTACACTTTCAGGGATTCTTATCGATATCCTTGCTCAGACAGGTATTGTCAATCAATTCCTCACATCCGTATTCGGCATCAAGCCGATTTTCTTTCTAGGGGACGGTAACTGGTTCAGGTTCACTATCATTGCTAGTGATGTCTGGAAAGAGTTTGGTTTCAATACGATTATCTTTTTAGCGGCACTTTCGGGTATAAATCCGTCACTCTATGAAGCTGCTGAAGTGGATGGGGCGGGGCGCTGGAAACAAACGATGTATATTACAATTCCTGCGTTAATCCCAATCGCTATCGTTATCGCAACCTTGGCACTGGGTAATGTGCTCAACGCAAACTTTGACCAGATCTTTAACTTGTACAGTCCATTGATCTATCAGCAGGGAGATATCATTGATACCTTTGTGTACAGAGAAGGTCTACTAAGCGGACAGTTCAGCTTCGCAACCGCAGTTAATCTATTCAAATCGGTAATCAGCTTAGTCTTAATCGTAGTCTCTTACCGACTTGCTTATAGATTTGCAGGGTACAGAATTTTCTAG
- a CDS encoding sodium-dependent transporter, producing the protein MNQFKGEKNLLSEKKERFSSAGFIFAAIGSSVGLGNMWKFPYITGENGGAAFFLLFIVCLVLIGLPVLLAELAIGRSGRGSAATAFVRAGGGKSWMAVGFLQVLAPFLILSFYIIVAGWTLNYAMIAFNGQLFSTTDYAGEFNSFISGSMPIVWQGIAILITACVVILGVSGGIEKFNKVLIPGLVVLLFVLMIRAVTLPGANEGVAFFLKPDFSVLTAESALVALGHAFFSLSLGMGILLTYGSYVDKKQSLGTAALAVGAGDLLYAFIAGLIIFPTTFSFGIAPDQGPSLIFIALPAAFSAMPLGAFFGGLFFILLAIAALTSAVSLLEVPVSFAMERWNWSRKRSVWILSLVCFLLSVPSAMSLGMFPELSFGGKALFDWVDFVTSNIMLPLGGLLVTIFAGYFWKGAAEAAGLKAGWFRVWLFMLRYVAPILVFLVLLHTSGIIKF; encoded by the coding sequence ATGAATCAATTTAAAGGTGAAAAAAATCTTCTCTCGGAGAAGAAAGAGCGTTTCTCTTCCGCTGGCTTTATTTTCGCAGCTATCGGAAGCTCAGTAGGATTGGGGAACATGTGGAAATTTCCGTATATTACTGGGGAAAATGGGGGAGCAGCTTTCTTCCTTCTCTTCATTGTATGTTTAGTGTTGATCGGTTTACCCGTACTGTTGGCAGAACTGGCCATCGGTCGCAGTGGACGAGGAAGCGCGGCTACCGCATTTGTACGAGCCGGAGGCGGGAAGAGCTGGATGGCAGTCGGATTTTTGCAAGTCCTTGCACCCTTTTTAATTCTCTCCTTTTATATCATTGTTGCAGGATGGACGTTGAACTACGCAATGATTGCCTTTAATGGACAACTGTTCAGTACTACTGATTATGCAGGTGAATTCAACTCCTTTATCTCAGGATCTATGCCGATTGTTTGGCAGGGGATCGCAATCCTTATTACGGCGTGTGTGGTGATTCTTGGAGTCTCAGGTGGGATTGAGAAATTTAATAAAGTATTAATCCCTGGTCTGGTCGTTCTCCTTTTTGTATTGATGATTCGAGCAGTGACCTTACCGGGTGCTAACGAAGGGGTAGCCTTTTTCCTCAAGCCGGACTTTTCGGTGCTGACGGCGGAATCTGCGCTAGTCGCATTGGGACATGCTTTCTTTTCATTGTCGCTCGGGATGGGGATCCTCCTGACTTACGGCTCTTATGTGGATAAAAAACAATCGCTAGGTACAGCTGCACTCGCAGTCGGAGCGGGAGATTTGTTATATGCGTTTATCGCAGGATTGATTATTTTTCCGACGACATTCTCATTTGGCATTGCTCCTGATCAGGGCCCTTCGCTAATTTTCATTGCTTTGCCAGCAGCTTTCTCAGCTATGCCGCTAGGTGCATTCTTTGGTGGTTTATTCTTTATTTTGCTGGCGATTGCCGCTTTAACTTCTGCCGTTTCCCTGCTTGAGGTGCCAGTATCTTTCGCCATGGAGCGCTGGAATTGGAGCCGGAAACGTTCAGTTTGGATTTTGTCTCTAGTATGTTTCCTACTCAGTGTTCCTTCGGCGATGTCTTTGGGAATGTTCCCTGAGCTGTCGTTTGGCGGCAAAGCACTGTTCGATTGGGTTGATTTTGTAACCTCTAACATTATGTTGCCACTAGGCGGTCTGTTGGTTACCATCTTTGCCGGTTATTTCTGGAAAGGTGCAGCAGAAGCGGCTGGACTTAAGGCAGGTTGGTTCCGCGTTTGGTTGTTTATGCTCCGGTATGTTGCGCCAATTCTTGTATTTTTGGTATTGCTTCATACTTCAGGGATTATTAAATTTTAA
- a CDS encoding sensor histidine kinase, with the protein MNLWKRFTKLRGNLQSRFSLFAKINSLIIILFIPIIIMYTFSNNVTFEVVGKELQSSNTKQLTFLSNQIDSRINQMMDFTLILSRDPNVRAFNGLNVWEDRYDQMQTRYIIQEKMVLQAGVTDIWPTRYAVHSQQNKDVIANYDRPAGYDENYLKANMSGRWTYGDHGVESQGDLKSFYWFLTDSLAQPGTLTGSSLVIEASFSYTNIQNMLDSYKAGGQGDPFFYHKGEKPILNRSADKQLSDELVRYLDNHSPENTTQDVVKLNGKNYLVSSVKSASLDWHLVDVVPLYQILKPISLSRDLFYITMILLFVVGVSSSILLYRNVQYPIKKLVSGLQRVQQGDYSVRLHSNEQNEFSFLFRRFNDMSHQIQDLIENVFNEKIRAREATLKQLQAQINPHFLYNCLGYIINMAQMKDEDAVVSMAYNLSAYYRYTTRMERETASLEEEIKLLVNYLDIQKLRNGRIDYHIDIPEDMLSQSVPRLMLQPMVENSVIHGVGKSYSSGEIKISGEKSNGFCKIHIDDDGPGLDPDQLEALNRKMQEPLQEEMGCGLWNTNQRIIHLFGNRSSLTFKPSPLGGFRTEIIWEIPTEDDSYKLKEHQGD; encoded by the coding sequence ATGAATTTATGGAAGCGCTTTACAAAACTTAGAGGGAACTTACAATCTCGATTTAGTCTGTTTGCCAAAATAAACAGCTTGATCATAATCCTATTCATTCCCATCATTATCATGTATACCTTTTCAAATAACGTCACCTTCGAGGTTGTAGGCAAAGAGTTGCAGTCGTCCAATACGAAACAGCTCACTTTTTTATCTAATCAGATTGATTCGCGAATTAATCAGATGATGGACTTCACCCTTATTCTTTCAAGAGATCCCAATGTCAGGGCATTCAATGGATTAAATGTTTGGGAAGATCGATATGATCAGATGCAGACAAGATATATTATCCAGGAAAAGATGGTGCTTCAAGCTGGGGTTACAGATATTTGGCCTACCAGATACGCCGTTCATTCACAGCAGAATAAAGATGTCATCGCTAATTACGACAGACCCGCTGGTTATGATGAGAATTATTTAAAAGCAAATATGAGTGGAAGATGGACGTATGGTGATCATGGCGTGGAATCACAAGGCGATCTAAAATCCTTTTACTGGTTCTTAACGGATTCCTTAGCTCAGCCGGGGACGTTAACGGGAAGTAGCCTAGTCATTGAAGCCAGCTTCAGTTATACGAACATTCAGAACATGCTTGATTCGTATAAAGCAGGTGGGCAAGGCGATCCGTTCTTTTATCACAAAGGAGAGAAACCGATCCTTAACCGTAGCGCGGACAAGCAGCTATCCGACGAACTAGTTCGTTACCTGGATAATCACTCTCCGGAGAATACAACTCAGGATGTAGTGAAACTAAATGGGAAGAATTATTTGGTCAGTTCTGTGAAATCTGCCTCTTTGGATTGGCATTTAGTAGATGTTGTTCCCCTGTATCAAATTCTCAAGCCGATTTCTCTTAGTCGAGATTTATTCTATATCACAATGATTCTGCTATTTGTGGTGGGAGTATCCTCTTCCATTCTGCTATATAGAAACGTTCAATATCCGATTAAAAAGCTAGTCAGCGGTTTACAACGCGTACAACAAGGAGACTATTCCGTACGGCTTCATAGCAATGAGCAAAATGAATTTTCGTTTCTGTTCCGTCGTTTTAATGATATGTCCCATCAAATTCAAGACCTGATAGAAAATGTATTTAATGAAAAGATTCGTGCTCGAGAAGCTACTCTGAAGCAGCTTCAAGCTCAAATTAATCCGCATTTTCTCTATAACTGTCTTGGGTATATTATCAATATGGCCCAAATGAAGGATGAGGACGCTGTCGTCTCAATGGCTTATAATCTAAGTGCTTACTATCGTTATACCACCCGGATGGAACGGGAGACCGCTTCTTTGGAGGAAGAAATCAAGCTCCTGGTCAACTATTTAGATATCCAGAAACTGCGCAATGGCAGAATTGATTATCATATTGATATTCCTGAGGATATGCTTAGCCAGTCTGTGCCACGCCTAATGCTCCAACCTATGGTGGAGAATTCTGTGATTCACGGAGTAGGTAAGTCCTATTCATCAGGTGAGATTAAAATTAGTGGTGAGAAATCGAATGGTTTCTGCAAAATCCATATCGATGACGATGGTCCTGGCTTGGATCCGGATCAGCTAGAAGCATTAAACCGTAAAATGCAGGAGCCTTTGCAGGAGGAAATGGGCTGTGGTCTTTGGAATACGAATCAACGGATCATTCACCTGTTCGGCAATCGTTCAAGTCTTACATTCAAGCCATCCCCTCTCGGTGGATTCCGAACAGAAATTATCTGGGAAATCCCCACTGAGGATGATAGTTATAAATTAAAGGAACATCAAGGAGACTAA
- a CDS encoding GntR family transcriptional regulator, translated as MAIRSRRLSKDNTYDALKQKIIDSELEPNQPVHEENLAALLGVSRTPLREAIQRLENEDFLIRQPNGRLRVASVTLKEVEEIFQIRSMLEGYIARNAAKHAKENDIVNLTTMITKMKHSFQLGDNQNFVTYGFEFHDYLSEISELKTFEKVLNQLRDHSLRYCRFVSMHGDWNTQADEEHDLILQMIADHNEDGAEKAMRDHILSSLATALDRIKGIEDTSEA; from the coding sequence ATGGCGATACGATCACGAAGATTATCAAAGGATAATACCTATGATGCATTAAAACAAAAAATTATAGATAGTGAATTAGAGCCGAATCAACCGGTACATGAAGAAAATTTGGCGGCGTTATTAGGGGTTAGTCGTACTCCACTAAGAGAGGCTATTCAGAGATTGGAGAACGAGGATTTTCTCATTCGACAGCCAAATGGAAGACTGCGGGTAGCTTCTGTGACCCTCAAAGAGGTAGAAGAAATATTCCAAATTCGCAGCATGCTTGAAGGCTATATTGCAAGAAATGCAGCTAAACATGCTAAAGAGAACGATATTGTTAATTTAACGACGATGATCACAAAAATGAAACACTCCTTCCAGCTTGGCGACAATCAGAATTTTGTAACCTATGGATTTGAGTTCCATGATTATTTATCAGAAATTAGTGAACTTAAAACATTCGAGAAAGTTCTGAATCAATTAAGAGATCATTCCCTTCGTTATTGTCGATTCGTCTCGATGCATGGAGATTGGAATACACAGGCAGATGAAGAACATGATCTTATCTTGCAAATGATTGCTGACCACAATGAAGATGGCGCAGAAAAAGCAATGCGAGATCATATTTTAAGCAGTCTAGCAACTGCGCTCGACCGGATTAAAGGTATTGAAGATACGTCGGAAGCATAA
- a CDS encoding carbohydrate ABC transporter permease yields the protein MYHKTIPYRIFSIINNVCLTILSVLCLLPLYHLLMVSLSASAPANAGLVTFWPIGFTFEAYAKTFNNVNFLNSLWVSVERTVLGTGLALVVNTVAAYALSKETRVFRARNVYLWYFVVTMLFSGGLIPGYILILKLGLMNSLMALILPGLVAVFNIILLLNFFRTVPKDLEEAAFIDGAGHFQTFLKIYLPVSLPVIATISLFLMVGHWNAYFDGIIYIRDADKLPLATFMQTIIVQADMSKLDPAAVANLSQRTIRASQIFISALPILLVYPFLQRFFVTGIVVGAVKE from the coding sequence ATGTACCATAAAACAATTCCATATCGAATATTCAGTATAATCAATAATGTGTGCCTGACTATCCTTTCCGTGCTCTGCCTGCTACCTTTGTACCACTTACTCATGGTATCTCTTAGCGCATCCGCACCTGCTAATGCTGGATTAGTCACATTCTGGCCGATTGGCTTTACCTTTGAAGCCTATGCAAAGACATTTAATAATGTCAATTTTCTTAACTCTTTATGGGTGTCTGTGGAACGGACAGTACTAGGAACAGGACTTGCGCTGGTGGTAAATACGGTTGCAGCTTATGCGCTGTCTAAGGAAACAAGAGTGTTTCGTGCAAGAAACGTCTATCTTTGGTATTTTGTTGTTACCATGCTGTTCAGCGGTGGTCTGATTCCGGGTTACATTCTAATTCTGAAGCTTGGTCTTATGAATTCATTGATGGCGCTTATTCTTCCTGGATTAGTTGCTGTATTTAACATCATTTTGCTTCTGAATTTCTTCCGTACCGTACCTAAGGATCTTGAGGAAGCAGCTTTTATTGATGGGGCGGGGCATTTTCAGACCTTTTTAAAAATATATTTACCGGTCTCCTTACCTGTTATCGCAACCATTTCCCTATTCCTTATGGTAGGACACTGGAACGCATACTTTGATGGTATCATTTATATTAGAGATGCAGACAAGCTTCCGCTAGCGACGTTTATGCAAACGATTATTGTTCAGGCAGATATGTCGAAGCTTGATCCGGCAGCCGTTGCTAATTTATCTCAACGAACCATTCGAGCCTCGCAGATTTTCATAAGTGCTTTACCAATTCTATTGGTTTATCCTTTCCTGCAACGTTTCTTTGTAACTGGGATTGTGGTTGGTGCTGTAAAAGAATAA
- a CDS encoding response regulator, with the protein MQMIIVDDEAHWVDNLSMTKPWHTLGIEQVHKAYSAREALQIIDTHPIDIVISDIQMPEMTGIELIERIRKHNKKIKCIILSGHSEFDYAKKALQNKTVDYLLKPPTDDELLGAVKNAINQLNAEWELISSLKRTQFTLRENLPVLRGRLLLDALQGHRFQAGEWERKLVSYDLPFQSGESALMLVRMEEEFGEFDNTDQTLIEYAIINMAEEIMGEFMEVWGVKEEHGYLVFLLQLKEQETDLGKESILEKLSLQLQYKVKQFLKGSLSIVITEWFKFPEQLSNRFHQASSSFRQIVGDEREFIMRVSDLEHPATQGPLDALYTPPSLIHLLESGHWEAAEEKLLAVCAELDEKWSESWEHCMEAGFLITASFTNLAHRNGHTLANIMGTDMEALQSGDAFTSISKLRKWSLSVLANLKEGTSNEIKDIRSEYVKKIQDYTDKNLHDDVSLRVLADHVNLHPTHLSKIYKIETGEGISDYISRLRMDRACHKLKTTTKKVYEISMEIGYMDPAYFIKVFKRQFGVTPQEYRDTK; encoded by the coding sequence ATGCAGATGATCATAGTAGACGACGAAGCACACTGGGTAGATAATCTTTCCATGACTAAACCCTGGCATACGCTTGGAATTGAACAGGTGCATAAAGCTTATTCAGCACGTGAAGCGCTACAAATTATCGATACGCATCCCATTGATATAGTAATCTCAGATATTCAAATGCCAGAAATGACGGGAATCGAATTGATTGAGCGGATAAGAAAACACAACAAAAAAATTAAATGTATTATATTATCCGGCCATTCAGAATTCGATTATGCCAAAAAAGCACTCCAGAACAAGACCGTAGATTACTTGCTTAAACCGCCGACTGATGATGAATTGCTCGGAGCAGTCAAAAATGCGATCAATCAATTGAATGCAGAATGGGAGCTCATAAGCTCTCTTAAGCGAACCCAGTTTACCCTCCGGGAGAATCTCCCTGTTCTACGGGGGCGATTGTTACTGGATGCCTTACAAGGTCATCGATTCCAAGCCGGTGAATGGGAACGGAAGCTCGTGAGCTACGATCTGCCCTTCCAATCCGGAGAATCCGCTTTGATGCTAGTACGAATGGAAGAAGAATTCGGAGAATTTGATAATACCGATCAAACCTTGATTGAATATGCGATCATTAATATGGCTGAAGAGATTATGGGTGAATTTATGGAGGTCTGGGGCGTTAAGGAGGAACACGGATACCTTGTGTTTCTGCTCCAGCTTAAAGAACAAGAAACTGACCTTGGAAAAGAATCCATATTAGAGAAGCTGTCTTTACAACTTCAATATAAGGTTAAACAATTTCTGAAAGGCTCACTATCCATTGTAATCACCGAGTGGTTCAAGTTTCCTGAGCAGCTGTCGAATCGTTTCCATCAGGCCTCCTCCTCTTTCCGTCAAATTGTCGGAGATGAGCGAGAATTCATTATGCGGGTCAGTGACTTGGAACATCCCGCAACGCAAGGGCCTTTAGACGCCCTTTATACCCCCCCCTCTTTGATTCATCTACTGGAGAGTGGACATTGGGAGGCGGCCGAAGAGAAATTGCTTGCCGTCTGTGCCGAACTGGATGAGAAATGGTCTGAATCCTGGGAGCATTGCATGGAGGCTGGCTTTTTAATTACTGCCTCTTTCACGAATCTTGCACACCGCAATGGTCATACGCTGGCAAACATAATGGGGACCGATATGGAAGCGTTGCAGAGTGGGGATGCTTTTACCAGCATTAGTAAACTAAGAAAATGGTCGCTAAGTGTTCTAGCCAATCTCAAAGAAGGAACATCCAACGAAATCAAAGACATACGTTCAGAGTATGTAAAGAAAATTCAAGATTATACGGATAAGAACTTGCATGATGATGTATCATTACGTGTTCTAGCTGACCATGTAAATCTCCATCCGACCCATTTATCAAAAATCTATAAGATCGAAACAGGTGAAGGGATTAGCGATTATATCTCGCGCTTGCGGATGGATCGTGCCTGTCATAAGCTGAAGACCACCACTAAAAAAGTCTATGAAATCAGCATGGAGATTGGGTATATGGACCCTGCTTATTTTATCAAAGTATTCAAACGGCAGTTTGGGGTAACACCGCAGGAATATAGAGACACAAAATAA
- a CDS encoding ABC transporter substrate-binding protein, with the protein MIKFKKMWSLLTVTALITLTACGSSGTSNENAKNGNATKNTQSEADAAFAKGKYDPPIEFSAVLMPKKYVQGDTKENNVHDRWMLETLGMKHKDTWYPANDDQYRQKLQLAIASGEKLPDFVFAPTNAVLTNQLIDSGQFIAIDELFDKYANKILKDHVAAQPELWYPFTKDGKKYNLPILEYTDNDDTLLWLREDWMEKLNLEAPKTIADLENIMDKFKNENPDGLAPKDVYPLAISLKNNTNTWMGQLDWLFGAYGTIEEQWNKDKDGNLEYGSINPGAKQALAKLSEWMDKGYIHTDSALWDEGKSAESFTKGAAGILPGANWVPDWPAPDLMKNVPGAKIKGYAVPAGPDGLIGTKWQNSGVNASIMINKDAKHPEAIFLYYNYLLDNLANPAAGSQYEYGFAKGYDWDMIDGQPTSDKDKIKDFSNEFPFLTGPARIPDLFMKTLVKLADGETPVTPYEKQMAEFRKPENWAAGKVVMSQIDIRKQNYFTGAATPTMVSKWNLLRQSEMETFNKIIYGKLPVDSFDQFVANWKSNGGDQITKEVNEWFKSVSAQ; encoded by the coding sequence ATGATCAAGTTCAAGAAAATGTGGTCGCTTCTCACGGTCACAGCACTTATCACTCTCACAGCATGTGGCAGTAGCGGCACATCTAATGAGAACGCCAAAAATGGTAACGCTACCAAAAATACCCAATCCGAAGCAGATGCTGCTTTCGCAAAAGGCAAATACGATCCACCGATCGAGTTCAGTGCCGTATTGATGCCTAAGAAGTATGTTCAAGGTGATACCAAAGAAAATAACGTTCACGATCGCTGGATGCTTGAAACACTCGGCATGAAGCATAAAGATACTTGGTATCCTGCAAATGACGATCAATACAGACAAAAGCTTCAACTTGCCATTGCTTCCGGCGAAAAGCTTCCTGATTTCGTTTTTGCACCAACTAACGCAGTATTGACCAATCAGCTTATTGATTCCGGTCAGTTCATTGCTATCGATGAGTTATTTGATAAGTATGCAAACAAAATTCTGAAAGATCACGTTGCCGCACAACCAGAGCTTTGGTACCCATTCACTAAAGACGGTAAGAAATATAATCTACCGATCCTTGAATATACAGACAACGATGATACGCTTCTGTGGTTGCGTGAAGATTGGATGGAAAAGCTTAATCTGGAGGCGCCTAAGACCATCGCCGATCTTGAGAACATCATGGATAAATTCAAGAACGAAAACCCTGATGGCTTAGCTCCTAAAGACGTGTACCCGCTTGCAATTTCTTTGAAAAACAATACAAATACCTGGATGGGCCAACTCGACTGGTTATTCGGGGCATACGGTACGATTGAGGAACAATGGAATAAGGACAAAGACGGCAATCTTGAATATGGTTCCATTAACCCAGGTGCAAAGCAAGCACTCGCAAAGCTTAGCGAATGGATGGATAAAGGCTATATTCACACGGACTCCGCCCTTTGGGATGAAGGTAAATCTGCTGAAAGCTTCACCAAAGGTGCAGCTGGTATTCTACCAGGCGCCAACTGGGTTCCAGACTGGCCGGCTCCCGATCTTATGAAGAACGTACCTGGAGCGAAGATTAAAGGTTATGCGGTTCCGGCAGGACCAGATGGTTTGATTGGAACCAAATGGCAAAATTCTGGTGTAAACGCTAGTATCATGATTAACAAGGATGCTAAGCATCCAGAAGCGATTTTCTTGTACTATAACTACTTGCTTGATAACTTAGCTAACCCGGCTGCAGGCAGTCAATATGAATATGGCTTTGCTAAAGGTTACGACTGGGATATGATTGATGGACAACCTACAAGTGATAAAGACAAGATTAAAGACTTCTCCAATGAATTCCCATTCTTAACAGGTCCGGCTCGTATTCCTGATCTGTTTATGAAGACTTTGGTTAAACTTGCTGATGGCGAGACACCTGTAACACCTTATGAAAAACAAATGGCAGAGTTCCGTAAACCAGAAAACTGGGCGGCAGGAAAAGTTGTTATGTCACAAATAGATATCCGTAAACAAAACTACTTCACTGGTGCTGCGACACCAACAATGGTTTCCAAATGGAACCTGCTTCGTCAGTCCGAAATGGAAACTTTCAACAAGATTATTTACGGCAAACTGCCAGTAGATTCCTTTGACCAATTCGTTGCCAATTGGAAATCCAATGGCGGTGACCAAATCACTAAAGAAGTTAACGAATGGTTCAAGTCTGTTTCCGCGCAATAA